One segment of Desulfonauticus submarinus DNA contains the following:
- the tssH gene encoding type VI secretion system ATPase TssH, producing MQHDLRKIVNKFNSTAAEVLQNAAGLCVSRTNYEIAVEHYLLKAIENIGGDVQLILHHFGVDTGEIQARILDALEDFKAGNTGKPIFSPLLVDLFESSWLVTSIDLGLNRISTGSIFLTFLKKPTYFGAGSYIDVLVEKIDIRELEENFWNILKNSNEYQEVAREQAGGAPVAEGGFVEKYCQDFTAKAKEGKIDPVFGREDEINQIIDVLARRRKNNPILVGEPGVGKTAVIEGLALRIVEGDVPEMLRNVRLLGLDMGSLEAGASVKGEFEKRLKGVLDEIKASEQSTILFIDEAHTLIGAGGSAGSSDAANLLKPALARGEIKACAATTWSEYKKYFEKDPALARRFQLIKLDEPDVKTAIMILRGLKSFYEETHKVTVLDDAIVAAAEYADRYITGRFLPDKAIDVLDTACARVKINLSSKPAKLNALEKELQSLQRKQKGIERDKLHGRVIDEEDYDNTLKSIEVIQKDIEELRNKWLQEKEIVEKLLDLRSKLQEVEDKESIQKEIKELEENLQELHQGDPLIRYEVDVDVVGQVISDWTGVPLGKIKRDETENILKLEEKLRERIKGQDHALTMITKVIKAAKSGVKPPTQPMGVFLLVGPSGVGKTETGLALADLLFGGEQHVVTINMSEFQEKHTVSRLIGSPPGYVGYGEGGMLTEAVRQRPYTVVLLDEVEKAHPSVMNLFYQVFDKGVLTDGEGKEISFKDTVILLTSNLGTDIIQEMTKEEEKPPADAVMQAIRPLLSKHFQPALLARMTVIPYFSLDKTTLREIVILKLNKMSDTVYNNNRIKINYTPEVVDKITERCSEVETGARNIDYILQGNIMPKIADKILEMMAGEKEINKLQLIVKEDGFEVIE from the coding sequence ATGCAACATGATTTAAGAAAAATAGTAAATAAATTTAACTCCACGGCTGCAGAAGTTTTACAAAATGCTGCTGGTTTGTGTGTATCCAGAACCAATTATGAGATTGCAGTAGAGCATTATTTGCTTAAAGCAATAGAAAATATTGGTGGGGATGTGCAGCTTATATTACATCATTTTGGAGTGGATACTGGAGAAATTCAAGCAAGAATTCTTGATGCTTTAGAAGATTTTAAAGCAGGTAATACAGGAAAACCAATATTTTCACCTTTGTTAGTTGACCTATTTGAAAGTTCTTGGCTTGTAACATCTATTGATTTGGGACTGAATAGGATCAGTACAGGAAGCATATTTTTAACTTTTTTAAAAAAACCAACATATTTTGGGGCTGGTAGTTATATTGATGTATTGGTGGAAAAAATTGATATAAGAGAACTAGAGGAAAATTTTTGGAATATTTTAAAGAACTCTAATGAATATCAAGAAGTAGCTCGAGAACAAGCAGGTGGAGCTCCTGTAGCTGAAGGAGGTTTTGTAGAAAAATATTGCCAAGATTTTACTGCTAAAGCAAAGGAAGGAAAAATTGATCCTGTTTTTGGAAGAGAAGATGAAATAAATCAAATTATAGATGTGTTAGCTAGAAGAAGAAAAAATAATCCTATTTTAGTTGGAGAACCAGGAGTGGGTAAAACTGCGGTTATTGAAGGTTTGGCCCTTAGGATTGTGGAAGGTGATGTACCTGAAATGTTAAGAAATGTACGTTTGCTTGGCTTGGATATGGGTTCTTTAGAGGCAGGGGCAAGTGTTAAAGGGGAGTTTGAAAAAAGGTTAAAAGGTGTTTTAGATGAGATAAAAGCATCAGAACAATCTACTATTTTGTTTATAGATGAAGCACATACGTTAATTGGAGCTGGAGGAAGCGCGGGCAGTTCAGATGCTGCTAATTTATTAAAACCTGCTTTGGCTAGAGGAGAAATAAAGGCTTGTGCAGCTACAACTTGGAGTGAATATAAAAAATATTTTGAAAAAGATCCTGCTCTTGCAAGAAGGTTTCAATTAATAAAGCTTGATGAACCAGATGTAAAAACGGCAATTATGATTTTAAGAGGATTAAAATCTTTTTATGAAGAAACACATAAAGTTACAGTATTAGATGATGCTATTGTAGCAGCTGCAGAATATGCTGATAGATATATTACAGGAAGATTTTTACCAGATAAAGCAATTGATGTATTAGATACAGCATGTGCTAGAGTTAAAATTAATCTTTCTTCTAAGCCTGCTAAATTAAATGCATTGGAAAAAGAATTGCAATCTCTTCAAAGAAAACAAAAAGGGATAGAAAGGGATAAATTGCATGGTAGGGTTATAGATGAGGAAGATTATGATAATACTTTGAAATCAATAGAAGTTATTCAAAAAGATATAGAGGAACTTAGAAATAAATGGTTGCAAGAAAAAGAAATAGTGGAAAAATTATTGGATTTACGTTCCAAATTACAAGAAGTTGAAGATAAAGAAAGTATTCAAAAAGAAATAAAAGAATTAGAAGAGAATTTGCAGGAACTACATCAAGGCGATCCTCTTATTCGTTATGAAGTGGATGTGGATGTGGTAGGGCAGGTAATTTCAGATTGGACAGGCGTTCCGTTAGGAAAAATAAAGCGCGATGAAACTGAGAATATTTTAAAGTTAGAAGAAAAATTAAGAGAAAGAATAAAAGGTCAAGATCATGCACTCACAATGATTACCAAAGTTATCAAGGCTGCTAAATCTGGGGTTAAGCCGCCGACTCAGCCAATGGGGGTATTTTTGTTAGTAGGCCCAAGTGGAGTGGGCAAAACAGAGACAGGTCTTGCATTAGCTGATCTACTTTTTGGAGGAGAGCAACATGTTGTTACTATAAATATGAGTGAATTTCAGGAAAAACATACAGTAAGTCGTTTGATCGGTTCACCTCCTGGTTATGTTGGTTATGGAGAAGGAGGCATGCTTACAGAAGCGGTGCGTCAACGTCCTTATACCGTAGTCTTGCTAGATGAAGTGGAAAAAGCTCATCCTTCTGTGATGAATCTATTTTATCAAGTATTTGATAAAGGTGTATTAACCGATGGTGAGGGCAAGGAGATTAGTTTTAAAGATACAGTTATTCTACTTACTAGTAATTTAGGAACAGATATTATTCAGGAAATGACAAAAGAAGAAGAAAAACCGCCAGCAGATGCTGTAATGCAGGCAATTAGACCATTGCTTTCAAAGCATTTTCAACCTGCTTTATTAGCTAGAATGACAGTTATTCCATATTTTAGTCTGGATAAGACAACCCTTAGAGAGATTGTAATTTTAAAATTAAATAAAATGTCTGATACGGTTTATAATAATAACCGTATAAAAATAAATTATACTCCTGAAGTTGTTGATAAGATAACAGAACGATGTTCAGAAGTAGAGACAGGTGCACGGAATATTGATTATATATTACAAGGCAATATTATGCCTAAGATTGCAGATAAAATACTAGAAATGATGGCAGGCGAAAAAGAAATAAATAAATTACAGTTAATAGTTAAAGAAGATGGCTTTGAAGTAATAGAATAA
- a CDS encoding pentapeptide repeat-containing protein: MDKKEILQAIEKNQTIENVDISGIDLSGTDLTGGRFENVCFKGANLRGVKIRKTGFRNCDFQGAILDEVDFTQVDLRKMNFQNASLKQIKFHMTLLQDTDMRGANCSGSIFSWLPMQRVKLDRANLSNIKFEKVIMGKASLKGADFSGSRLTKVTFNGANLKGAIFKGVSFLKILFRECDLENQDFRNINFQQVNADSSNLQGAIFSGANITMSNFQNANLKKAIFDKAVGEHVMFMSADLRKAQMQSSCIPKSYFGQAKLSEADFSKADLTNCVFEGADCKLTVFKEARCQYADFSYADLRGADFTKANLVLARMHLTVEENTKWEGALKTPIRGVDKEQAEAEKWEPNI; this comes from the coding sequence ATGGATAAAAAAGAGATACTTCAAGCAATAGAAAAAAATCAAACCATTGAGAATGTGGATATTTCAGGGATTGATCTTAGTGGAACTGATCTTACGGGAGGTAGGTTTGAGAATGTTTGCTTTAAAGGTGCTAATTTAAGGGGAGTAAAGATACGTAAAACAGGGTTTAGAAATTGTGATTTTCAAGGAGCTATTTTAGATGAAGTAGATTTTACTCAGGTTGATCTGAGAAAAATGAATTTTCAAAATGCTAGCCTAAAGCAAATAAAATTCCATATGACTTTGTTGCAAGATACAGATATGAGAGGGGCCAATTGCTCTGGAAGTATTTTTAGTTGGCTGCCTATGCAAAGAGTAAAGTTGGATAGGGCAAATCTCTCAAATATTAAATTTGAAAAGGTGATAATGGGAAAAGCAAGTCTTAAAGGAGCAGACTTTTCAGGTTCTAGACTAACAAAAGTAACATTTAATGGAGCTAATCTTAAGGGTGCTATTTTTAAAGGCGTTAGTTTTTTAAAAATTTTATTTCGTGAATGTGATTTGGAAAATCAAGATTTTAGAAATATTAATTTCCAGCAAGTAAACGCTGATAGTTCAAATCTTCAAGGTGCAATTTTTTCTGGCGCTAATATTACCATGAGTAACTTTCAAAATGCTAATCTTAAAAAAGCAATTTTTGATAAAGCAGTAGGTGAACATGTTATGTTTATGTCCGCAGATCTTAGAAAGGCTCAAATGCAGTCCAGTTGTATTCCTAAGTCTTATTTTGGACAGGCAAAACTATCAGAAGCTGATTTTAGTAAAGCGGATCTTACTAATTGTGTATTTGAAGGAGCTGATTGTAAGTTGACTGTGTTTAAGGAAGCACGTTGTCAATATGCAGATTTTTCATACGCAGATTTAAGAGGAGCAGATTTTACAAAAGCTAATCTTGTTTTGGCCAGAATGCATTTGACTGTTGAAGAAAATACTAAGTGGGAGGGTGCTTTAAAAACTCCTATCAGAGGGGTAGATAAAGAACAGGCAGAAGCAGAAAAATGGGAACCAAATATTTAA
- the tssE gene encoding type VI secretion system baseplate subunit TssE, with protein sequence MNGLRLLERIALMEENPDQRVFFDREQVINSIIMNLTNILNTKIGSAQTVPDLGTPDFTNFLGRPKSENFEELKRVIQHVIEKYEPRLQDIKLEEIEDENDPFSLSFRVEGKVSTERGEMEIYFVSRVRPEGRVEVGEK encoded by the coding sequence ATGAATGGATTAAGATTGTTGGAAAGAATTGCTTTAATGGAAGAAAATCCTGATCAAAGAGTTTTTTTTGATAGAGAACAGGTTATTAATTCTATTATTATGAATTTGACCAATATTTTAAATACAAAAATAGGTAGTGCTCAAACAGTTCCAGATTTGGGAACACCTGATTTTACTAATTTTTTAGGAAGGCCTAAAAGTGAAAATTTTGAGGAACTAAAGCGTGTTATTCAACATGTCATTGAGAAATATGAGCCTAGACTTCAAGATATTAAGTTAGAAGAAATAGAAGATGAGAATGATCCTTTTTCTTTAAGTTTTAGAGTAGAAGGAAAAGTGTCTACAGAGAGAGGAGAAATGGAAATATATTTTGTTTCAAGAGTGCGTCCAGAAGGAAGAGTTGAGGTGGGAGAAAAATAA
- the tssF gene encoding type VI secretion system baseplate subunit TssF produces the protein MLVKDYYQQQLDRLRRLAQEFAKSHPALAPMLSGQSRDPDVERLLEGMAYLTGMLTARLDDSFPEIVHTLIQLCSPQYLRPIPSSTIIQFVPDRSIKDCLTIKAGTEINSIPVEKERCIYRTCIDVLVYPIFISEVEHKENIGQDPVIRISFQGRDSYPENLPPYIRLFLRGSFVHTSNLFYILTTKVKKIVFKDENKELSLSPKEIKAPFFSLEKALFPYPKNSFPAFRLFQEYFVLPEKFLFLDIYGWDKWRESGGNPNFEIEFLLDKKTECGRIEEKNFSLFCTPAVNLFKHEAVPIELDHRSFEYKIIPGGQKGSTYSIFSIDRVMGIVQGSVEKKEYLPLEIIGTDKVSGTYYQNIRLSPTSGKPELYVSVGYSGKEDLQREILVIDLTCTHGERVNSLQIGDICEETDSSPTLCSFENIITPTPNYYPVIDKDNLWRFMSHYNINIFSLKNASKLREILSLYLDFQIKDTQRFFANKRRIDGILDLKIKQGARLHKGNMLMGHDINIVLSSENFSSYGDMYIFIKILDYFFSYYAAINSYIRLVVKDSKTGEILECPARFGEQLLI, from the coding sequence ATGCTGGTAAAGGATTATTATCAACAGCAATTGGATAGATTACGAAGATTAGCTCAAGAATTTGCAAAATCTCATCCAGCTCTTGCTCCTATGTTGTCTGGTCAATCTAGAGATCCAGATGTGGAAAGATTATTAGAAGGAATGGCCTATTTGACAGGCATGCTTACTGCTAGATTAGATGATAGTTTCCCTGAGATTGTTCATACTCTTATTCAGCTTTGCTCTCCTCAATATTTAAGACCAATCCCTTCCAGTACGATTATTCAATTTGTCCCTGATAGAAGTATTAAAGATTGTTTGACGATTAAAGCAGGTACGGAAATTAATTCTATTCCTGTAGAAAAAGAACGTTGTATTTATAGAACTTGTATAGATGTATTGGTATATCCGATTTTTATTTCAGAAGTAGAACATAAGGAAAATATTGGTCAAGATCCTGTTATTAGAATTTCATTTCAGGGAAGAGATTCTTATCCAGAAAATCTTCCGCCTTATATTCGACTTTTTTTAAGGGGCAGTTTTGTTCATACCTCAAATTTATTCTATATTCTTACCACTAAAGTAAAAAAGATAGTTTTTAAAGATGAGAATAAAGAGCTATCTTTATCTCCCAAAGAGATAAAAGCACCTTTTTTTAGTTTAGAAAAAGCCCTTTTCCCTTATCCGAAAAATTCTTTTCCTGCATTTCGTTTATTTCAGGAGTATTTTGTTTTACCAGAAAAATTTTTATTTTTAGATATTTATGGATGGGATAAATGGAGAGAAAGTGGAGGAAATCCAAATTTTGAAATAGAGTTTTTATTAGACAAAAAGACAGAATGTGGGCGAATAGAAGAAAAAAATTTTTCTTTATTTTGTACTCCAGCGGTCAACTTATTCAAACATGAAGCTGTTCCTATAGAGTTAGATCATCGTTCTTTTGAATATAAAATTATTCCAGGAGGACAAAAAGGAAGTACATATTCTATCTTTAGTATAGATAGAGTTATGGGTATTGTGCAGGGAAGTGTAGAAAAAAAAGAGTACTTGCCTCTGGAAATAATTGGAACAGATAAAGTAAGTGGGACATATTACCAAAATATCAGGTTGTCTCCTACTTCAGGTAAGCCAGAATTATATGTTAGTGTGGGGTATAGTGGAAAAGAAGATTTGCAGAGAGAAATTTTAGTTATAGATTTAACATGTACTCATGGGGAAAGAGTAAACTCTTTACAAATAGGTGATATATGTGAAGAAACAGACTCTTCTCCTACTTTATGTTCTTTTGAGAATATTATTACTCCTACTCCGAACTATTATCCTGTGATAGATAAGGATAACTTATGGAGATTTATGTCCCATTACAACATCAATATTTTTTCCTTAAAAAATGCAAGCAAATTAAGGGAAATATTAAGTCTATATTTGGATTTTCAAATAAAAGATACGCAAAGATTTTTTGCTAATAAAAGGAGAATAGATGGGATTCTAGATCTAAAGATTAAGCAAGGAGCAAGATTGCATAAGGGAAATATGTTGATGGGACATGATATAAATATAGTTTTATCTTCAGAAAATTTTAGTAGCTATGGAGATATGTATATTTTTATAAAAATTTTAGATTATTTTTTCTCTTATTATGCAGCAATTAATTCTTATATTAGGCTTGTTGTAAAAGATTCAAAAACAGGAGAAATTTTAGAGTGTCCAGCCAGATTTGGGGAACAGCTATTAATTTAA
- a CDS encoding type VI secretion system Vgr family protein, with amino-acid sequence MQKERRFAFISFDFPADTFQVVRFNGEEGLSNLYRFEIDLISKEKDLDLGDILQSPAQFKIFREDGVALYNGILEEFDQLHYYEEYTFYRAVLVPKLWWLSQTYHNQVFLNKSISEILKDILQDGGLLETDFEFRIQEEYKPLEYVCQYNETHLNFFQRWLAREGMYYFFEQGEHSEKLIITDTRMGHNVFSEGENLTYVQFSGLDDIHREEIVYGFYCRQRRMPKNLRLRNYDYEKSLIILEGESEVSEDGLGTIYQYGEYFKDNTEGKRLAKIKAESLKCKEKIFKGQSTVPYIRPGYFFNLKNHYRRDFNKRYLVINTYHEGSQAAYLISGLSVDLKGIEKENYYRNEFEAIESTLQFRTEEYKEKPKFYGFLNAKIDAKGSGEYAEIDDQGRYKVILPFDISGSDPGKGSAPLRMMQPYSGPKEGMHFPLRKGTEVLLAFIDGDPDRPVIAGTVPNPDTPSPVTAENQTMCKINTHGGNKIHIENEEGKQKILFHTPTQGSFIRLGAGGKDPGLIPNSDNISIPNIEKVIKEQLKANGSEILDTAGDEISGLIDKVKKLWDDSGKPGGVRLFSLGPISLTAARKDETFLGSSASTILGMRSELTIGSHSLTTIISSTTNRLGGHETFKSWRIAFIPFYNNFAGIVKKITGINFKVASEETKVVEAEEANIAAVKNELSENQATIAAEVMKLKGELTELRGEVTKLEGENTALQGEVTELSGEVTKLAGETTELKGEVTEIKGEQTKIMGELTKIAGEETSLAGESTEMAGEKIVF; translated from the coding sequence ATGCAAAAAGAAAGACGATTTGCATTTATATCTTTTGATTTTCCTGCTGATACGTTTCAAGTAGTACGTTTTAATGGAGAAGAAGGTTTATCTAATTTATATAGGTTTGAAATAGATTTGATTTCTAAAGAAAAAGATTTGGATTTAGGAGATATATTACAAAGTCCTGCTCAATTTAAAATTTTTCGAGAAGATGGAGTTGCTTTATATAATGGGATTTTAGAGGAATTTGATCAATTACATTACTATGAAGAATATACATTTTATAGAGCAGTTTTAGTTCCCAAATTGTGGTGGTTATCTCAAACCTATCATAATCAAGTGTTTTTAAACAAAAGTATTTCTGAAATTTTAAAAGATATTTTACAAGATGGAGGATTATTAGAAACGGATTTTGAATTTCGCATTCAAGAAGAATATAAACCACTGGAATATGTGTGTCAGTACAATGAAACGCATTTAAATTTTTTTCAACGTTGGTTAGCACGAGAAGGTATGTATTATTTTTTTGAACAAGGTGAACATAGTGAGAAATTAATTATTACAGACACAAGAATGGGGCATAATGTGTTTTCTGAAGGAGAAAATTTAACTTATGTTCAGTTTTCTGGGCTTGATGATATTCATAGAGAAGAAATTGTTTATGGATTTTATTGTAGACAAAGGAGAATGCCAAAAAATTTACGTTTGAGGAATTATGATTATGAAAAATCTTTAATTATTTTAGAGGGAGAGAGTGAAGTTAGTGAAGATGGCTTAGGTACAATTTATCAGTATGGAGAATATTTTAAAGATAATACAGAAGGAAAACGGTTAGCAAAGATTAAGGCAGAGTCTTTAAAGTGTAAAGAGAAAATTTTTAAGGGGCAAAGTACAGTACCATATATAAGACCTGGTTATTTTTTTAATTTAAAGAATCATTATAGAAGAGATTTTAATAAACGCTATTTAGTAATTAACACTTATCATGAAGGATCTCAAGCAGCTTATTTAATAAGTGGACTTTCTGTTGATTTAAAAGGTATTGAAAAAGAAAATTATTATAGAAATGAGTTTGAAGCGATAGAGTCAACTTTGCAGTTTAGAACAGAAGAATATAAAGAAAAACCAAAATTTTATGGTTTTTTAAATGCTAAAATAGATGCAAAAGGAAGTGGAGAATATGCTGAAATTGATGACCAAGGAAGATATAAAGTTATTTTACCTTTTGATATTTCAGGATCTGATCCAGGCAAAGGGTCTGCTCCTCTTCGCATGATGCAACCTTATTCAGGTCCTAAAGAAGGAATGCATTTTCCTTTGCGTAAAGGAACTGAAGTGCTTTTAGCTTTTATTGATGGAGATCCAGATAGACCTGTTATAGCTGGAACTGTGCCTAATCCAGATACACCTTCTCCTGTTACAGCAGAGAATCAAACTATGTGCAAGATTAATACTCATGGTGGTAATAAAATTCACATAGAAAATGAAGAAGGTAAGCAAAAAATATTATTTCATACTCCTACCCAAGGCTCATTTATTCGTTTGGGCGCTGGAGGCAAGGATCCTGGTCTTATACCCAATTCTGACAATATATCTATACCAAATATAGAAAAGGTTATAAAAGAGCAACTAAAAGCTAATGGTAGTGAAATTCTTGATACTGCAGGAGATGAAATTTCTGGTTTAATAGACAAGGTAAAAAAACTTTGGGATGATTCAGGTAAACCTGGTGGTGTTAGGTTGTTTTCTCTTGGTCCTATTTCATTAACTGCGGCAAGGAAGGATGAAACTTTTCTTGGTAGTAGTGCTAGTACAATTTTAGGAATGAGATCAGAGCTTACTATAGGTTCTCATTCATTAACTACTATTATTAGTTCAACTACTAACCGTCTTGGTGGACATGAAACTTTTAAATCTTGGAGAATAGCATTTATACCTTTTTATAATAATTTTGCAGGTATCGTTAAGAAAATTACTGGTATAAATTTTAAAGTTGCCTCTGAAGAAACCAAGGTGGTTGAAGCAGAAGAAGCTAATATTGCTGCTGTAAAAAATGAATTATCAGAGAATCAAGCGACAATAGCTGCAGAAGTTATGAAACTAAAAGGAGAGCTTACAGAATTGAGAGGAGAAGTTACAAAGTTGGAAGGTGAAAATACTGCTTTGCAAGGAGAAGTGACCGAGTTATCTGGAGAGGTTACAAAATTGGCAGGGGAAACTACTGAACTTAAAGGAGAAGTGACTGAAATTAAGGGAGAGCAAACTAAAATAATGGGAGAACTTACTAAAATTGCAGGAGAGGAAACTTCTCTTGCAGGAGAAAGTACTGAAATGGCTGGAGAGAAGATAGTATTTTAA
- the tssG gene encoding type VI secretion system baseplate subunit TssG produces MSSQIWGTAINLKQELEQHSSSFNFVQAIRLLRVLLDKNKSLDRILEEDVFVEPLLSLAFPGSDIYKIEKRDDKYHVLATFLGLYGPSSPLPVYYTEEIINERLEEKSVKKDFLDIFNHPFYELFIKIWLKYRIWLKIIDEKDEESLNFIYAFLGLDYLEIESKEKRNFLRYAALFCQRPRSAIGIKAIVSDFLNEDKVEIRQCVEVQVEIPVQQRVALGKENTVLGEDLFLGKKVSSRNLAVEIKAGPLKKDAFKKIVPVNNNFKRLQHYLRLYMELPLQCNFIPVLKSSDASPLSLGKEWCFLGVNSWIYTKDKYKDNLVGLWKI; encoded by the coding sequence GTGTCCAGCCAGATTTGGGGAACAGCTATTAATTTAAAACAAGAACTTGAACAACATTCTTCTAGTTTTAATTTTGTCCAAGCAATACGTTTGTTAAGAGTATTGTTAGATAAAAATAAATCTTTGGATAGAATATTAGAAGAGGATGTATTTGTAGAACCATTGCTTTCTTTAGCTTTTCCAGGGAGTGATATTTATAAGATAGAAAAAAGAGATGATAAATACCATGTGTTAGCTACTTTTTTGGGATTATATGGTCCATCATCTCCCTTACCCGTTTATTATACAGAAGAAATTATTAATGAAAGATTAGAAGAAAAAAGTGTTAAAAAAGATTTTTTGGATATATTTAATCATCCTTTTTATGAATTATTTATTAAAATTTGGTTAAAATATAGAATATGGTTGAAGATAATTGATGAAAAAGATGAAGAAAGTTTGAATTTTATATATGCTTTTTTAGGATTAGATTATCTTGAAATTGAGTCTAAAGAAAAGAGAAACTTTTTAAGATATGCTGCTCTTTTTTGCCAAAGACCAAGATCTGCTATAGGCATTAAAGCAATTGTTTCTGATTTTTTGAATGAAGATAAGGTAGAAATACGACAATGTGTTGAGGTACAGGTTGAAATTCCTGTGCAACAACGAGTGGCTTTAGGTAAAGAGAATACCGTATTAGGAGAAGATTTATTTTTAGGGAAGAAGGTTTCTAGCAGAAACTTAGCAGTAGAAATTAAGGCTGGTCCTTTAAAAAAGGATGCTTTTAAAAAGATTGTTCCAGTAAACAATAATTTTAAAAGATTACAACATTATTTAAGATTATATATGGAACTTCCTTTACAGTGCAATTTTATTCCTGTTTTAAAATCTTCTGATGCTTCTCCACTATCTCTGGGTAAAGAATGGTGTTTTTTAGGGGTTAATAGCTGGATATATACAAAAGATAAGTACAAAGATAATTTAGTAGGTTTATGGAAGATTTAA